In the genome of Chryseobacterium oryzae, one region contains:
- a CDS encoding ferritin — protein sequence MVSEKIAQLINEQIAHEQYAAQYYLSMSAWFSSKDLDGIANYFRVQSKEELMHADKMFDYLNDVGSNIILGEISKPPHEFESAIDIFEKALEHEKKVTKSIFNIVKNANEEGDFATTSFLQWFINEQVEEEASASQLVTKIKMVSDNPSALYLFDQELAKRVFAPDTTA from the coding sequence ATGGTTAGTGAAAAAATTGCACAGCTCATTAACGAGCAAATTGCTCATGAGCAGTACGCAGCACAATATTATCTCTCGATGTCTGCATGGTTTTCTTCAAAAGATTTAGACGGAATTGCCAATTACTTCCGTGTACAAAGCAAAGAAGAACTAATGCATGCCGACAAAATGTTTGATTATCTTAACGATGTTGGGAGTAACATTATTTTAGGGGAAATCTCTAAACCTCCACATGAATTCGAAAGTGCAATCGACATTTTTGAAAAGGCTCTGGAGCATGAGAAAAAAGTAACAAAAAGTATTTTTAACATTGTTAAAAATGCCAATGAGGAAGGAGATTTTGCAACTACATCATTCTTGCAGTGGTTTATTAATGAGCAGGTAGAAGAAGAAGCAAGTGCCTCTCAGTTGGTAACGAAAATTAAAATGGTATCCGATAATCCGTCTGCGTTATATCTTTTTGATCAGGAATTGGCAAAAAGAGTTTTTGCACCCGATACTACAGCATAA
- a CDS encoding 4-alpha-glucanotransferase, protein MKLYFNIIYYTKPGENLELILLEKNLPPRSHKMFHTGNGAWKVEIDFFSKNIEYYYHIADNEGNILRKEPVNHLLNFPHNYKEFAIFDEWNSKNLPENYLNNKILKNKLRNLSFKKVSILKKNTHLFKIEAPLYNPDWEIAIIGNTPSLGGWNYGKAVRMVQTDAGIWEAAVEIPENNIIEYKYSVFDNKLQKIIDVETGSNRSAFPNSQKEVLQIMNDYYFKFKSQYMYHAAGVAVPVFSLRSENGFGVGEFSDLKKLAEWAQKTSLGIIQVLPINDTTANYTWTDSYPYAAISVYALHPQYISLENLDYEIPQHLENDFLKEKAYLNSLNLIDYEKMIAGKWKYLKAIFQSEKENIFKDRNFKKFLKDNERWLLPYSAFCVLRDKNKTPNFNHWKTHKKYIAGKVAPFFNPKNKDYEEAMLHSWVQYQLHRQLKEALQYIHSVGVSLKGDLPIGIYRYSVEAWTEPELFGMNFQAGAPPDQFTEIGQNWEFPTYNWEAMKADQYQWWKNRFKALEQYFDAMRIDHILGFFRIWRMPISATQGILGYFYPAVPVTTEEFNIRHIPFNFERYCTPFINEEIVRKYFGNETEKALEFLEKKEDGTFRFKEEFNTQRKISDYFKEKSDDFSENLITLCANVLFVTEEKNGETVYHPRFNAFRTESYYYLTDWEKSSIYELYQDYFFKRQDQLWKQSAMEKLPVILNATDMLICGEDLGLVPACVPEVMDELAIIALKVQRMPSESIPFYNPKNAGYMNVVTASSHDSSTLRQWWKENAELTQKYFNEQLGQFGKAPENLEPYLAEIIMKQHLYNDAMLVIFPIQEFFATDYNLVNHLEDNERINNPAVFPHYWRYRMHVNLDTLVNYSEFNQKISEWINDSGRN, encoded by the coding sequence ATGAAATTATATTTCAATATAATCTATTATACAAAACCGGGTGAAAATTTAGAACTCATCCTTTTAGAAAAAAATTTACCACCAAGAAGCCATAAAATGTTTCATACAGGCAACGGAGCTTGGAAAGTTGAAATAGATTTTTTTTCTAAAAACATAGAATATTACTATCATATCGCAGATAATGAAGGGAATATTTTAAGAAAAGAACCTGTGAATCATCTTCTGAACTTCCCTCACAATTATAAAGAATTTGCAATTTTTGATGAGTGGAATTCTAAGAATCTTCCCGAAAATTATCTCAACAACAAAATATTAAAGAATAAGCTCAGAAACCTATCTTTTAAAAAGGTTTCTATTTTAAAAAAAAATACGCATCTCTTTAAAATTGAAGCTCCGCTGTATAACCCCGATTGGGAAATAGCAATTATTGGCAATACACCATCTTTAGGCGGATGGAACTATGGCAAAGCAGTTCGCATGGTACAAACCGATGCAGGAATTTGGGAAGCTGCCGTAGAAATTCCTGAAAACAATATCATAGAATATAAATATTCGGTTTTCGATAACAAACTTCAAAAAATAATCGATGTAGAAACAGGCAGTAACCGATCGGCTTTCCCAAACAGCCAAAAGGAAGTGCTGCAAATAATGAATGACTATTATTTCAAATTCAAATCTCAATATATGTATCATGCTGCAGGAGTTGCAGTTCCCGTTTTTTCTTTACGTTCTGAAAACGGTTTTGGAGTTGGTGAATTTTCAGATTTGAAAAAACTTGCAGAATGGGCACAGAAAACCTCACTGGGAATTATTCAGGTTTTACCCATTAATGATACCACCGCAAATTACACTTGGACAGATTCTTATCCGTATGCCGCGATTTCTGTATATGCGTTACATCCACAGTACATTTCTCTTGAAAATCTTGATTATGAGATTCCTCAACATTTAGAAAACGATTTTCTAAAAGAAAAAGCTTACTTAAATTCGCTGAATCTTATCGATTACGAAAAAATGATTGCAGGTAAATGGAAATATCTGAAAGCCATTTTTCAATCTGAAAAAGAGAATATTTTTAAAGACAGAAATTTTAAAAAATTCCTTAAAGACAATGAACGTTGGCTTCTTCCTTACTCAGCTTTCTGTGTATTGAGAGATAAAAATAAAACCCCAAATTTCAATCACTGGAAAACTCACAAAAAATATATTGCAGGAAAAGTTGCTCCATTTTTCAATCCAAAAAATAAAGATTACGAAGAAGCTATGCTGCATTCCTGGGTTCAGTATCAGCTTCATCGGCAGTTAAAGGAAGCTCTGCAATATATCCATTCCGTAGGAGTTTCATTAAAAGGTGATTTACCCATTGGTATTTACAGATATTCTGTTGAAGCTTGGACAGAACCTGAACTTTTCGGTATGAATTTTCAGGCAGGAGCACCACCAGATCAATTTACAGAAATCGGACAAAACTGGGAATTCCCAACTTATAATTGGGAAGCTATGAAGGCAGACCAATACCAATGGTGGAAAAACCGTTTCAAAGCATTGGAACAATATTTTGATGCAATGCGAATAGACCATATTCTAGGGTTTTTCCGGATCTGGAGAATGCCAATTTCTGCTACACAAGGCATTTTAGGATATTTTTATCCCGCAGTTCCTGTAACAACAGAAGAATTCAACATCCGTCATATCCCTTTTAATTTTGAAAGATATTGTACACCATTCATCAATGAAGAAATTGTAAGGAAATATTTCGGAAATGAAACCGAAAAAGCTCTCGAATTCTTAGAAAAGAAAGAAGATGGAACTTTTAGGTTCAAGGAAGAATTTAATACTCAGAGAAAAATTTCAGATTACTTCAAAGAAAAGTCTGATGATTTTTCTGAAAATCTGATAACACTTTGTGCGAATGTTCTTTTTGTAACTGAAGAAAAAAATGGAGAAACGGTTTATCATCCAAGGTTTAATGCATTCCGAACAGAATCTTATTATTACCTTACCGATTGGGAAAAATCTTCTATTTATGAACTTTATCAGGATTATTTCTTTAAAAGACAAGACCAATTATGGAAGCAAAGTGCAATGGAGAAACTTCCCGTGATTCTAAATGCAACAGATATGCTGATTTGCGGAGAAGATCTAGGATTAGTTCCGGCGTGTGTCCCTGAAGTAATGGACGAATTAGCCATTATCGCGCTAAAAGTACAAAGAATGCCATCAGAAAGCATTCCGTTTTACAATCCGAAAAATGCTGGATATATGAATGTGGTAACCGCTTCTTCGCACGATAGTTCTACATTAAGACAATGGTGGAAAGAAAATGCGGAATTAACTCAGAAATATTTTAATGAGCAATTAGGACAGTTCGGAAAAGCTCCTGAAAATTTAGAACCATATTTAGCTGAAATAATTATGAAACAGCATTTGTATAATGATGCTATGTTGGTTATTTTTCCTATTCAGGAATTTTTTGCCACAGATTATAATCTAGTTAATCATCTTGAAGACAATGAGAGAATTAATAATCCCGCAGTATTTCCTCACTATTGGCGATACAGAATGCATGTAAATTTGGATACTCTTGTGAATTATTCAGAATTTAACCAAAAAATTTCAGAATGGATTAATGACAGCGGAAGAAACTAA
- a CDS encoding T9SS type A sorting domain-containing protein, producing MAYDLSGNNLVYMPMFSSNVYILNQNTKEITLIENSVAKVTPCDINSHITRMATGYDGNIYAINNAGTQFIQISKKNGEYSVKDLGIIKDDVSNGKNSFTAIESGFGGDMIADADNNFYVFSVSGNIFKISPKELTAKFIGKISGLPENYSVNGAAVNAKGNIVIASAKGAPLYELSLKNLEAKQLPGEQNLHIYDLASKYFVNDRVTATPAMANIDVFPTKIEDQSFTVNVNDKNIQGNIKLAVLDASGKVIFNTNLFVKGGNLSQQINLRNVPTGAYLVNIKNDKGKVLLSKKILVTK from the coding sequence TTGGCATACGATTTATCCGGGAACAATCTGGTCTACATGCCTATGTTTTCGTCCAATGTGTATATTTTAAACCAAAACACAAAAGAAATTACTTTAATTGAAAATTCTGTTGCAAAAGTAACTCCATGCGATATTAATTCGCATATTACCAGAATGGCTACGGGATATGATGGAAATATTTATGCGATCAATAATGCCGGAACACAATTTATTCAGATAAGCAAAAAGAATGGAGAATATTCTGTAAAAGATCTGGGAATTATTAAAGATGATGTTTCAAACGGTAAAAATTCTTTTACTGCGATAGAAAGCGGCTTCGGAGGAGACATGATTGCCGATGCAGACAACAATTTTTATGTATTTTCTGTATCAGGAAACATTTTTAAAATTTCACCAAAAGAATTAACGGCAAAATTTATCGGAAAAATAAGCGGCTTACCCGAAAATTATTCGGTAAACGGAGCGGCCGTAAATGCAAAAGGGAATATTGTAATTGCCAGTGCAAAAGGAGCACCCTTATACGAATTAAGCTTAAAAAACCTTGAAGCAAAGCAACTTCCCGGAGAGCAAAACCTTCATATTTACGACTTGGCAAGCAAATATTTTGTAAACGACAGAGTTACAGCAACGCCAGCAATGGCAAATATTGATGTTTTTCCTACTAAAATAGAAGATCAGTCTTTTACCGTGAATGTGAATGACAAAAATATTCAGGGAAATATTAAATTAGCGGTTTTGGATGCCTCCGGAAAAGTAATTTTTAATACAAACTTATTTGTGAAAGGCGGAAATCTTTCTCAGCAGATTAACTTAAGAAATGTTCCAACAGGAGCTTATTTAGTAAATATTAAAAATGATAAAGGGAAAGTTTTATTGTCAAAAAAAATATTAGTAACAAAATAA